The following are from one region of the Salvia splendens isolate huo1 chromosome 2, SspV2, whole genome shotgun sequence genome:
- the LOC121759050 gene encoding protein FATTY ACID EXPORT 2, chloroplastic-like, giving the protein MGELLAFSQSALLLLPTSPLRTSRKHHLLTSCSRSSLSVTTPIAHLSKDIFPTSHGGRNQCSWRTVAGLVSDSKVPTTFTVDSAGEGIDILPDSGGSDDSIVGAGGNGGGGGGGNDGNNGGGGNEDESHEKSRGMSISQKLTLGYAALVGIGGAMGYLKGGSQKSLIAGGVSASVLFFVYTMLPTNPFLASSVGLLLSASLLGVMGLRFKKSVKIFPTGIVTFVSLVMTGGYMHGILHGLH; this is encoded by the coding sequence ATGGGAGAGCTCTTGGCATTTTCTCAGTCGGCTCTGCTGTTATTACCCACATCTCCACTCCGCACTTCAAGGAAACATCATCTTCTCACCAGTTGCAGCCGGTCATCACTATCAGTAACTACACCCATCGCTCACCTGTCAAAAGATATCTTTCCCACTTCTCATGGTGGGCGAAACCAATGTTCTTGGAGGACTGTAGCTGGACTCGTCTCGGACTCCAAGGTGCCTACCACTTTTACAGTTGATTCAGCTGGGGAAGGCATTGATATTCTACCAGACTCTGGGGGTTCTGACGACAGCATTGTTGGAGCTGGTGGCaacggtggtggtggaggaggtggaAATGATGGTAATAACGGAGGCGGGGGAAATGAAGATGAGAGCCATGAGAAAAGTAGAGGCATGTCGATCTCCCAGAAACTTACACTAGGCTATGCTGCCTTGGTTGGAATCGGTGGAGCAATGGGATATCTCAAGGGTGGAAGCCAGAAGTCTCTAATCGCGGGTGGAGTGTCAGCATCAGTACTGTTTTTCGTCTACACCATGCTTCCGACAAACCCTTTTCTGGCATCTTCAGTCGGTCTTCTTCTCTCCGCATCTCTTCTTGGAGTGATGGGATTGCGTTTCAAGAAGTCGGTGAAGATCTTTCCAACTGGTATCGTCACCTTTGTTTCGCTAGTCATGACCGGGGGCTATATGCATGGAATTCTCCACGGTCTACACTGA
- the LOC121781884 gene encoding far upstream element-binding protein 1-like isoform X2 codes for MADESVITPPEASPVASAAGDGLKRKLEDIEHSDAPAAVTEPGKSSDIDALKNGSQEEGNGGVDESEAKRPRLESNGDDVAEADGSVPQNGHTEEGKEEEPEVEKEEETKEEKEEETKEEKEVESKEEKEDEPKEESEKPETEDNNGQSLGVQEPVKEPHETATVETAPSDTEKTDVGSAEEAGQPNAESEEEPSNLPREGDVPVQSADRIPGSDTILSRKMEVPNDKVGVLIGKAGDTIRSLQDNSGAKIQIVRDADADPRAVSRPLELVGTLESINRAERLIKGVIAEADAGGSPSLVARGFNTAQAASGGELLEIQVPVEKVGLIIGKGGETIRNLQTRSGARIQLIQPNGAADQSSEKMVRVTGNKKQIDAAREMIKEVMNQTVSRPSPLSGGYNQQGYRPRGPLAPQWGPRSSHHAQFSGYDYPHRGQYPSQSSQYPPPYGNYPPPQAPRSNFGPSWEQRPPASMHGPPPQGSYNYGQQQGPDYGHSAPYPQAPSQPYGHGYNEAKYDHPASAQHYGHMSSQPTPYAQGGAHLGYGHQDQYNKPPMYGVQPQAPHSESYGQPRPNQPGEAPYQGPGSATQPYGQNMPSQQSYPYVSSAPMQQSYPSYGGTTDGYGHTPSTASASAYPPQGGQPGYGQPGAQQPPAYSQAAPVAAGYGSYPTAQPGYAEQPAANNTTYGYQGPTDPAYGAAQATAAYPATAAAQSGYAQTQPTYDQSGGYGNVPTAAAAYGKSASPKAAYQQYDSSQMYGAHR; via the exons ATGGCGGATGAGAGCGTGATCACGCCGCCAGAAGCTAGCCCCGTTGCATCCGCCGCTGGAGATGGCCTCAAGAGGAAGCTCGAAGATATTGAGCATAGCGACGCTCCTGCAGCGGTTACGGAGCCTGGCAAGAGCTCGGATATTGACGCTTTGAAGAACGGATCGCAGGAGGAGGGAAATGGCGGCGTGGATGAATCTGAGGCTAAACGGCCCCGTTTGGAGAGCAATGGCGATGATGTTGCCGAGGCTGATGGTTCAG TTCCACAGAACGGACACACAGAAGAGGGGAAGGAAGAAGAACCTGAAgtggagaaggaagaagaaactaaagaggagaaagaagaagaaactaaagagGAGAAGGAAGTAGAATCTAAAGAGGAGAAAGAAGATGAACCTAAAGAGGAGTCTGAGAAACCTGAAACTGAGGATAATAATGGCCAATCTTTGGGGGTCCAAGAACCTGTCAAAGAGCCTCACGAGACAGCCACTGTAGAAACCGCTCCTAGTGACACTGAGAAAACTGATGTTGGAAGTGCTGAAGAAGCAGGGCAACCAAATGCAGAATCTGAAGAAGAGCCCTCCAATCTCCCGAGAGAGGGGGATGTTCCAGTTCAGTCTGCTGACAGGATACCAGGTTCAGATACAATACTGTCACGTAAAATGGAGGTTCCTAATGACAAG GTTGGAGTTCTAATAGGGAAGGCAGGGGATACAATTCGGTCACTGCAGGATAATTCTGGTGCCAAAATTCAAATTGTGAGGGATGCTGATGCAGATCCCCGAGCTGTATCCAGGCCATTGGAACTAGTTGGAACCCTTGAAAGTATAAATCGGGCAGAAAGGTTGATAAAGGGCGTGATTGCAGAG GCTGATGCTGGAGGTTCACCCTCACTTGTTGCTCGAGGATTCAACACAGCACAGGCTGCCAGTGGTGGTGAGCTACTTGAAATCCAAGTCCCAGTTGAAAAG GTTGGTTTAATAATTGGAAAGGGTGGAGAAACAATCAGAAACTTGCAGACAAGATCTGGGGCACGCATTCAG CTTATACAACCAAATGGTGCTGCCGACCAATCTAGTGAAAAGATGGTCCGTGTGACTGGTAACAAGAAGCAGATAGATGCTGCAAGAGAAATGATCAAAGAAGTTATGAATCAG ACTGTGAGCAGACCTTCACCTCTCTCTGGAGGATACAACCAGCAGGGATATCGTCCCCGTGGACCTCTTGCTCCACAATGGGGACCAAGGAGCTCTCATCATGCGCAATTCTCTGGTTATGATTATCCACATAGAGGACAATATCCTTCTCAGAGTTCACAATATCCTCCACCATATGGTAACTACCCTCCACCACAGGCTCCGAGAAGCAACTTTGGTCCAAGCTGGGAGCAAAGACCTCCAGCATCAATGCATGGACCTCCACCTCAG GGCAGCTACAATTACGGGCAGCAGCAGGGCCCAGATTATGGGCATTCAGCTCCTTACCCTCAAGCTCCTTCACAACCGTATGGACATGGGTATAACGAGGCTAAATATGATCACCCTGCTTCCGCACAACATTATGGCCACATGAGCTCTCAGCCAACACCATATGCTCAGGGTGGTGCCCACTTGGGTTATGGTCATCAGGACCAATACAATAAGCCACCAATGTACGGCGTGCAGCCACAAGCACCTCATTCTGAGTCCTATGGTCAGCCTAGGCCTAATCAGCCTGGAGAAGCGCCTTACCAAGGCCCTGGCTCAGCCACTCAACCATACGGTCAGAACATGCCGTCTCAACAGTCTTACCCCTATGTGTCAAGTGCACCTATGCAACAAAGCTATCCTTCCTACGGAGGCACAACTGACGGATATGGGCATACTCCCTCTACAGCATCTGCTTCTGCATATCCTCCTCAAGGTGGTCAGCCTGGGTATGGTCAGCCGGGAGCTCAACAGCCACCGGCATATTCTCAGGCAGCACCTGTTGCAGCTGGTTATGGTTCATACCCTACAGCTCAACCTGGTTATGCCGAGCAACCAGCTGCCAACAATACAACATATGGGTACCAAGGGCCCACTGATCCGGCTTATGGTGCTGCCCAAGCAACAGCAGCTTATCCTGCGACTGCTGCTGCACAGTCGGGCTATGCTCAAACTCAACCTACCTATGATCAATCTGGTGGCTATGGAAATGTTCCTACAGCAGCAGCTGCTTATGGAAAGAGTGCGTCGCCCAAAGCTGCTTATCAACAATACGATTCCAGTCAGATGTACGGTGCACATCGTTGA
- the LOC121781884 gene encoding far upstream element-binding protein 1-like isoform X1 produces MADESVITPPEASPVASAAGDGLKRKLEDIEHSDAPAAVTEPGKSSDIDALKNGSQEEGNGGVDESEAKRPRLESNGDDVAEADGSAVPQNGHTEEGKEEEPEVEKEEETKEEKEEETKEEKEVESKEEKEDEPKEESEKPETEDNNGQSLGVQEPVKEPHETATVETAPSDTEKTDVGSAEEAGQPNAESEEEPSNLPREGDVPVQSADRIPGSDTILSRKMEVPNDKVGVLIGKAGDTIRSLQDNSGAKIQIVRDADADPRAVSRPLELVGTLESINRAERLIKGVIAEADAGGSPSLVARGFNTAQAASGGELLEIQVPVEKVGLIIGKGGETIRNLQTRSGARIQLIQPNGAADQSSEKMVRVTGNKKQIDAAREMIKEVMNQTVSRPSPLSGGYNQQGYRPRGPLAPQWGPRSSHHAQFSGYDYPHRGQYPSQSSQYPPPYGNYPPPQAPRSNFGPSWEQRPPASMHGPPPQGSYNYGQQQGPDYGHSAPYPQAPSQPYGHGYNEAKYDHPASAQHYGHMSSQPTPYAQGGAHLGYGHQDQYNKPPMYGVQPQAPHSESYGQPRPNQPGEAPYQGPGSATQPYGQNMPSQQSYPYVSSAPMQQSYPSYGGTTDGYGHTPSTASASAYPPQGGQPGYGQPGAQQPPAYSQAAPVAAGYGSYPTAQPGYAEQPAANNTTYGYQGPTDPAYGAAQATAAYPATAAAQSGYAQTQPTYDQSGGYGNVPTAAAAYGKSASPKAAYQQYDSSQMYGAHR; encoded by the exons ATGGCGGATGAGAGCGTGATCACGCCGCCAGAAGCTAGCCCCGTTGCATCCGCCGCTGGAGATGGCCTCAAGAGGAAGCTCGAAGATATTGAGCATAGCGACGCTCCTGCAGCGGTTACGGAGCCTGGCAAGAGCTCGGATATTGACGCTTTGAAGAACGGATCGCAGGAGGAGGGAAATGGCGGCGTGGATGAATCTGAGGCTAAACGGCCCCGTTTGGAGAGCAATGGCGATGATGTTGCCGAGGCTGATGGTTCAG CAGTTCCACAGAACGGACACACAGAAGAGGGGAAGGAAGAAGAACCTGAAgtggagaaggaagaagaaactaaagaggagaaagaagaagaaactaaagagGAGAAGGAAGTAGAATCTAAAGAGGAGAAAGAAGATGAACCTAAAGAGGAGTCTGAGAAACCTGAAACTGAGGATAATAATGGCCAATCTTTGGGGGTCCAAGAACCTGTCAAAGAGCCTCACGAGACAGCCACTGTAGAAACCGCTCCTAGTGACACTGAGAAAACTGATGTTGGAAGTGCTGAAGAAGCAGGGCAACCAAATGCAGAATCTGAAGAAGAGCCCTCCAATCTCCCGAGAGAGGGGGATGTTCCAGTTCAGTCTGCTGACAGGATACCAGGTTCAGATACAATACTGTCACGTAAAATGGAGGTTCCTAATGACAAG GTTGGAGTTCTAATAGGGAAGGCAGGGGATACAATTCGGTCACTGCAGGATAATTCTGGTGCCAAAATTCAAATTGTGAGGGATGCTGATGCAGATCCCCGAGCTGTATCCAGGCCATTGGAACTAGTTGGAACCCTTGAAAGTATAAATCGGGCAGAAAGGTTGATAAAGGGCGTGATTGCAGAG GCTGATGCTGGAGGTTCACCCTCACTTGTTGCTCGAGGATTCAACACAGCACAGGCTGCCAGTGGTGGTGAGCTACTTGAAATCCAAGTCCCAGTTGAAAAG GTTGGTTTAATAATTGGAAAGGGTGGAGAAACAATCAGAAACTTGCAGACAAGATCTGGGGCACGCATTCAG CTTATACAACCAAATGGTGCTGCCGACCAATCTAGTGAAAAGATGGTCCGTGTGACTGGTAACAAGAAGCAGATAGATGCTGCAAGAGAAATGATCAAAGAAGTTATGAATCAG ACTGTGAGCAGACCTTCACCTCTCTCTGGAGGATACAACCAGCAGGGATATCGTCCCCGTGGACCTCTTGCTCCACAATGGGGACCAAGGAGCTCTCATCATGCGCAATTCTCTGGTTATGATTATCCACATAGAGGACAATATCCTTCTCAGAGTTCACAATATCCTCCACCATATGGTAACTACCCTCCACCACAGGCTCCGAGAAGCAACTTTGGTCCAAGCTGGGAGCAAAGACCTCCAGCATCAATGCATGGACCTCCACCTCAG GGCAGCTACAATTACGGGCAGCAGCAGGGCCCAGATTATGGGCATTCAGCTCCTTACCCTCAAGCTCCTTCACAACCGTATGGACATGGGTATAACGAGGCTAAATATGATCACCCTGCTTCCGCACAACATTATGGCCACATGAGCTCTCAGCCAACACCATATGCTCAGGGTGGTGCCCACTTGGGTTATGGTCATCAGGACCAATACAATAAGCCACCAATGTACGGCGTGCAGCCACAAGCACCTCATTCTGAGTCCTATGGTCAGCCTAGGCCTAATCAGCCTGGAGAAGCGCCTTACCAAGGCCCTGGCTCAGCCACTCAACCATACGGTCAGAACATGCCGTCTCAACAGTCTTACCCCTATGTGTCAAGTGCACCTATGCAACAAAGCTATCCTTCCTACGGAGGCACAACTGACGGATATGGGCATACTCCCTCTACAGCATCTGCTTCTGCATATCCTCCTCAAGGTGGTCAGCCTGGGTATGGTCAGCCGGGAGCTCAACAGCCACCGGCATATTCTCAGGCAGCACCTGTTGCAGCTGGTTATGGTTCATACCCTACAGCTCAACCTGGTTATGCCGAGCAACCAGCTGCCAACAATACAACATATGGGTACCAAGGGCCCACTGATCCGGCTTATGGTGCTGCCCAAGCAACAGCAGCTTATCCTGCGACTGCTGCTGCACAGTCGGGCTATGCTCAAACTCAACCTACCTATGATCAATCTGGTGGCTATGGAAATGTTCCTACAGCAGCAGCTGCTTATGGAAAGAGTGCGTCGCCCAAAGCTGCTTATCAACAATACGATTCCAGTCAGATGTACGGTGCACATCGTTGA
- the LOC121769114 gene encoding transcription factor bHLH25-like gives MENGEYFEEIFDLKPVFPEMYSNGRSIKPQIPYNNNPPSNSTAAVPKLISFESSNSPKMDQNTTNLDTNSDYSLTSDIINFSSSAKDDNSSSSNEYCPHSAKRSSSAAPRTPSQAMDHVVAERKRRENLSQLFISLSKVVPGLKKLDKASLLEDGINYVKAMQERVRVLEEEEKRRARGSSVDAAAVKEDSSSSSSSSSAYGLKSDGPEIQARISNKHVLIKIFCKNKMGLVSRIPSEMMEMHLNVVDMRIMPFGGTALDITILAEMQREFKGTTKDIVEQLHTIFLI, from the exons ATGGAAAATGGAGAATATTTTGAAGAGATCTTTGATCTGAAGCCAGTTTTCCCAGAGATGTACTCAAATGGAAGAAGCATCAAGCCCCAAATTCCCTACAACAACAATCCTCCGTCAAATTCCACCGCTGCAGTCCCCAAATTAATCTCTTTTGAGAGctcaaattcaccaaaaatgGATCAAAACACCACAAATCTCGACACCAACAGTGACTACTCTCTAACCTCGGATATCATAAATTTCTCTTCTTCTGCAAAGGATGATAATTCCAGCAGCAGCAACGAGTACTGTCCTCACTCAGCAAAGAGGAGCTCTTCTGCAGCTCCAAGAACTCCCTCACAAGCCATGGATCACGTTGTTGCCGAGAGGAAGAGGAGAGAGAATCTAAGCCAGCTCTTCATCAGCCTCTCCAAAGTCGTACCGGGCCTCAAAAAG TTGGACAAGGCTTCACTACTTGAAGATGGGATCAACTATGTGAAAGCTATGCAAGAACGAGTGCGTGTTttggaggaagaagagaagagaagagcaAGAGGAAGCTCCGTAGATGCAGCTGCAGTGAAAGAGGATTCatcgtcgtcgtcatcatcatcatcagcttACGGCCTTAAATCGGACGGTCCAGAAATTCAAGCAAGAATTTCGAACAAGCATGTCTTGATCAAGATTTTCTGCAAGAATAAGATGGGGTTGGTGTCAAGAATCCCAAGTGAAATGATGGAAATGCATCTCAATGTTGTGGACATGAGAATCATGCCTTTTGGAGGGACTGCTCTTGATATCACTATTCTTGCTGAG ATGCAGAGAGAATTCAAGGGCACAACGAAAGACATTGTCGAACAATTGCATACCATATTCCTTATCTGA
- the LOC121770787 gene encoding transcription factor bHLH25-like, with amino-acid sequence MEILDDEFSYLNPFLAEIYSSSSATNQISHGDGASAGDQLRMSSTSLINSWNCEETMNMPSSSTISAAVEAPQLISFENERFLPFSPANADCDDNLTPQIISFSSSSKEDDEFGKRERGLTATRTPLQAQDHLMAERKRREELRQLFIALSKVVPGLKKLDKASLLEDAIHHLKSLQERVNVLENEAMARSIGAPREDSVSVSYNEDPLNGDCELVSTEISARVRERHVLIKMCCKKQMGLMSRIPCEMERLHLNVADIRIMPFGQAALDVTILAEMRSEFSGTVKDIVDHLQAVVGQI; translated from the exons ATGGAAATATTGGACGACGAATTCTCCTATCTCAACCCTTTTCTAGCAGAGATCTACTCCAGCAGCAGCGCCACCAACCAAATTTCTCACGGCGACGGCGCCTCCGCCGGCGATCAGCTGAGGATGAGCTCAACGAGCTTGATTAATTCATGGAATTGTGAGGAAACGATGAATATGCCGAGTTCTTCAACAATTTCTGCTGCTGTTGAAGCTCCACAGCTGATTTCTTTTGAGAATGAGAGGTTTTTGCCGTTTTCTCCGGCGAATGCAGATTGTGATGATAACCTAACGCCGCAGATCATAAGCTTCTCGTCTTCTTCTAAAGAAGACGATGAATTTGGTAAAAGAGAGAGGGGTTTGACGGCGACGAGAACGCCGTTGCAAGCTCAGGATCATCTCATGGCGGAGAGGAAACGGCGTGAGGAATTACGGCAGCTCTTCATCGCTCTTTCTAAAGTTGTGCCGGGATTGAAGAag TTGGACAAGGCATCTCTACTCGAAGATGCTATACACCATTTGAAGTCGCTTCAAGAGAGAGTTAATGTGCTCGAAAACGAAGCCATGGCACGTTCCATAGGCGCGCCACGAGAAGATAGTGTCAGCGTCTCGTACAATGAGGATCCCTTGAATGGAGACTGCGAATTAGTATCGACAGAGATTAGTGCAAGAGTGAGGGAGAGGCATGTCCTGATAAAAATGTGTTGCAAGAAACAAATGGGGTTGATGTCAAGAATTCCATGTGAAATGGAAAGGTTACATCTTAATGTTGCAGACATTAGAATCATGCCGTTTGGACAAGCAGCTCTAGATGTCACAATTCTTGCTGAG ATGAGGAGCGAATTTAGTGGGACAGTGAAGGACATTGTTGACCACCTGCAAGCTGTTGTTGGACAAATCtaa
- the LOC121770812 gene encoding flowering-promoting factor 1-like has protein sequence MSGVWVFKNNGVMQLVENPGAGHAEGRRGSGGSTSKRKVLVHLPTGQVVSSYNLLDQILRDLGWERYYGGDPDLYQFHKRSSIDLISLPKDFNKFNSIYMYDFVVKNPNLFHVRDM, from the coding sequence ATGTCTGGTGTCTGGGTATTCAAGAACAATGGAGTCATGCAGCTTGTTGAGAACCCTGGAGCCGGCCATGCTGAGGGGAGGCGTGGCTCCGGGGGTTCCACCTCCAAGCGGAAGGTGCTGGTGCACCTTCCGACTGGACAAGTGGTGTCATCGTACAACTTACTCGACCAAATCCTAAGGGATTTGGGGTGGGAGAGGTACTACGGAGGCGACCCCGACCTCTACCAATTCCACAAACGCTCCTCCATCGACCTCATCTCTCTCCCCAAAGACTTCAACAAGTTCAACTCCATTTACATGTATGACTTCGTCGTCAAGAACCCTAATCTCTTTCATGTCCGAGACATGTAG